The following coding sequences are from one Culex quinquefasciatus strain JHB chromosome 1, VPISU_Cqui_1.0_pri_paternal, whole genome shotgun sequence window:
- the LOC119770632 gene encoding uncharacterized protein LOC119770632: protein MLYQDWSFCHRLLNKVDLRTVVQLDSAQHRGVGGCGCTSPQLSTATVVGQRVGLLAPGTLVGQCSTAVWTSSQVQPSRHCWHLPHEFFDEHFFQLGPLRKQLKHRFLLRTFFLRWATVRPVRLAHRKIAGEMGAKMSRRKGRKAAEEAVQLATPEIRVDETDVDRVAGGGRVDGGIDSAGGASEPVPPVSVTKFIDSCFDHSVEPADPVPEAPVVIEILLNNPLENTAAVPIPEPSVDQNSLLTDLSFSGVSQGQIDEVVPIPDPPVPETKFIDSCFDHSVEPADPVAESPTVIEISINNVSANATVVPISEPPVDPNYSMTNLSLSGVCQGKIDEITAVPIPDPPVTEQNSIDNLLVDSERPVDLVEESPVIDSVAFSESTAAVSTLKPRAERYVRKIDLSISDSSEGVPESKNLKTSLNSKNPLDFQIWPRLKSSQCWNLQFRPCIWFR from the exons ATGTTGTACCAGGACTGGAGCTTTTGCCATAGACTCTTAAATAAAGTTGACCTGCGAACCGTTGTCCAGCTGGACTCGGCACAGCACAGGGGTGTGGGTGGGTGTGGATGCACGTCGCCTCAGTTGTCGACGGCGACTGTTGTTGGCCAGCGGGTTGGACTACTGGCGCCGGGTACTTTGGTGGGGCAATGCTCTACTGCGGTGTGGACATCGTCACAGGTTCAGCCTTCGCGGCATTGTTGGCACTTGCCACACGAGTTCTTTGACGAGCATTTCTTCCAGCTGGGCCCACTGCGCAAACAGTTGAAGCACAGATTCTTGCTTCGGACCTTCTTTCTGCGCTGGGCCACCGTCAGGCCAGTTAGATTGGCGCACCGGAAG ATAGCCGGAGAAATGGGCGCCAAGATGTCTCGCCGTAAGGGGCGGAAGGCCGCGGAAGAGGCCGTGCAGTTAGCCACTCCGGAGATTCGAGTGGACGAAACGGACGTTGACCGGGTTGCGGGTGGCGGACGGGTTGACGGGGGAATCGATTCGGCGGGGGGCgcttcggaaccggttccgccggTTTCggtaacaaaatttattgattcttGTTTTGATCATTCCGTTGAACCGGCGGATCCGGTTCCGGAAGCCCCGGTGGTAattgaaattttactaaataacCCTTTGGAAAATACTGCGGCGGTTCCGATTCCGGAACCGTCCGTAGATCAAAATTCTTTGTTGACTGATTTGTCTTTTTCAGGGGTAAGCCAGGGCCAAATTGATGAGGTTGTTCCGATTCCGGATCCGCCGGTTCcggaaacaaaatttattgattcttGTTTTGACCACTCCGTTGAACCGGCGGATCCGGTTGCGGAATCTCCGACGGTAATTGAAATTTCTATAAATAACGTTTCGGCTAATGCTACGGTGGTTCCGATTTCGGAACCCCCTGTAGATCCAAATTATTCAATGACGAACTTATCTCTTTCAGGGGTATGCCAGGGCAAAATTGATGAGATTACCGCTGTTCCGATACCGGATCCACCGGTCACGGAGCAAAATTCAATTGACAATCTTTTGGTTGATTCCGAAAGACCGGTGGATCTGGTTGAGGAATCTCCGGTAATCGATTCAGTTGCATTTTCGGAATCTACTGCGGCGGTTTCCACTTTGAAACCGCGCGCAGAACGCTATGTTCGCAAAATTGATTTGTCCATTTCAGACTCTTCGGAGGGAGTTCcagaatctaaaaatttaaaaacttcgctaaattctaaaaatccgcTCGATTTTCAGATTTGGCCCAGGTTAAAGAGTTCACAGTGTTGGAATCTTCAATTCCGACCCTGTATTTGGTTCCGTTAA